The Candidatus Zixiibacteriota bacterium genome contains the following window.
TTTTGGGTCATATCAACAGGCGGGGGCCTGTTTTTGGCTGTCGCGCGGTGTATCCACTTCATGTTAATAGTATTTGGTGCCGTGCAGGTGTCCACACCTGCGCGGTAAAAATGGGTTTGTTTCCTCATATTAACGTTTTTGGTCATATCAACAGGCGAAAGCCTGTTTTCAGCTGTCGCGCGGTGTATATGAATTTTATGTCAAATATTATAAGCTGAGTGCTTCTCAAAATGGGTTTGTTTCCTCAGATTAACGTTTTGGGTCATATCAAACCGGTGGTGATTACGACAGGCAAAAGGGGATGTCATCCCTTTTTGGCTGTCGCGTAGATGACCTGAACTTTTGACAAGAAGTTAGTCATTTATCTTATTCCAACTAATTGTACACACCCCGTCCCCGTTACACGGGGCCACCCCTCTCAAGAGGGGAAAAATAAATGCGATTATTTGCCTATCAAACCCGCGAAGGATCCGAAGAGGTAATTGTGGGAATCCGGAAGAGTTATCCACAATTGCATTTCTAAAAAATCCTCATATGTGAATGTGTTTGTGTGGGTTACAGCGAATTGGGTTCGTTTTGTCCTTTTTAGTACTTTCGAAAGTTCTATTGGATAAAAGGCGAAGAGTCATTGCCAAATCATCCATGTTAATATCGCTCTGAATTCGCTGTGTGAATTATTAGTTTTCATCCTATAAAACGTGGATGATTTCGGAAAAAACATCAGAGTTATCGAATAATTGCAGATGGCCCATGTGGAACCTACGCAAAAAAGCGCTTCGCTTATTTTTTGGGCGGGCGACCGGTTGCATGCACGATCAAATCTTAATAAACGTTGACATAATTGTATTTATGCGGTTTATTATTAATCGCAATTAGGGCGTTATTTTAGATTGTGCGTTTGGGAAACATCTGTGGATTTATTAAAATCTCATTAGTTACGAGGGTGAAATGCTGTCTATTGCCTCCATTAACATTAAACTGGCAGATATAAATCTGGGGCCGTCGATAACCTGTATCGGGCAGTTGGGACGCGGAGATGAGAAAATCCCCGGCAATCAAGTAGCAGAGCTTGTTGTCCCGTGGCAGAAGATTTTGCCTGACCCCAATTTATTTTCTCTTTTGAGCTGGCATACCCGCATCTCCGAATTTGCGGGACGAGACCGGGAAATGGCCCGGCTGGTAAAATGGGCAAAGAGCAATCATCCGATTCGTATTAATTTTGTCGTGGGCGAGGGCGGAGCCGGAAAAAGCCGCCTGGCGGCGGAATTTGCCGAAAAAATGCAGGGCGAAAACTGGTCGGCCGGGTTTATAAATTTGCGCAAACCGATTAATTTCCCGATGAGCGATGCCGGTACGCTCCTGATTGTCGATTATCCGGAAGAATATGTGGACAGGGTAAAAGAACTGCTTGGCGATCTCGCTCATTTGGGTCCCAACTGCCAACTGAGGGTTTTATTTCTTACCCGGCAGTCTCCCGAAAGGTGGGCGGATATTATTACATCGGCCAACGCCAATAATCTGGTTGACAGTAATTATATAACTTTGAATCGTCTCGATGCACAGGACGCAAAAATCATATACAACACGACCGCATGCAAAGCGGGTGAAACTCTGGGGCATACATCCCAATCCGATCCTGGCCATGCTCTGATTCCGTCGGATGCGATGGACGCATGGATGAAAATCGCCCCGGAAAATCACCGTTCCCTTTTTATTATGGCCGCCGCTGTTCACAGCGCAGAAAATCCGGATGATGAAATCGTCAATTTTAGCGGTCGACAAATTGTCACATCTCTTGTTGAAAGAGAAATCAATCGGGTTATAAGGATTGCCGAAAGTAGAAAATTGAAAGATAAATATGCCCTGGCTCGTTTAATGGCTATGGCGGCAATCGCGGGCGAATTAACATTATCGGAAATCGAGTCTTATATATTGGATAACAACGCACTGTTTGGCTTTAATACAGATGGAGATATTAAAGAAGAATTGATTTCGACCGGGTTATTCACTGGTGATAAACTATTGGCTCCTACGCCGGATATTGTCGCGGCGGCGTTGACGGTTAATATTCTTGCTCAGCGCCCGGAACACGCTCCGGATTTAATCTGGGCCGCGCTCCAAAATGACCTTGAAGGAGGATTGGAACGTATCGGCCGCTTGTGCTATGACGCTGAAATTGTACTTGGAATGCGTGAGCATAGTCTCAGCGATTGGCTGGCACAAAAAATAGACGGCGATTTTGATAAATGTAAAATGCTGGATGATATAATTACCGAAGATATTCTGTCAATGTTTTTATATAAAATAGGGGCAGTGATCAATCGCACTTTAATTAAATATACTAAAAAAGACGAGGATAAATCCCGGTATTATAATAATCTGAGTTATTACTTAGGCGCGCTGGGCGACACGGCGGGGGCATTGACGGCCATTCGGGAAGCGGTTGAAATTTATTGTCGTTTATCGGAATCGAATCCGGCTAAGTATGAGCCTGACCTGGCTATGAGTCTGAACAATCTGTCAAAGTATTTATCTGAAGCCGGCGATACAAAGGAAGCATTGGCGGCAATTCGGGAAGCGGTTAAAATAAGACGTCGTTTATCGGAGTCGAATCCGGCCAGATATAAGCCTGACCTGGCCATGAGTCTGAACAATCTATCAAGTAATTTGTTTGCCGACGGTGATACATCGGGGGCATTGACGGCCATTCGGGAGGCGGTTGAAATTAATCGTCGTTTGTCGGAATCGAATTCGGCCAGATATGAGCCTGAATTGGCCATGAATTTGAACAATCTTTCGAATCGATTATCTGAAGACGGTGATGCGGCGGGGGCATTGACGGCCATTCGGGAGGCGGTTGAAATAAGACGTCGTTTATCGGAATCGAATCCGGCCAGATATAAGCCTGACCTGGCCATGAGTCTGTACAATCTATCGAGTGATTTGTCAGACAGCGGTGATACGGCGGGAGCTTTGGATGCGATTCGGGAAGCGGTTGAAATAAGACGTCGTTTGTCAGAATTGAATCCGGCCAGATATGAGCCTGAATTGGCAGCAAGTTTGAACAATCTTTCGAATCGATTATCTGAAGACGGTGATGCGGCGGGGGCATTGACGGCCATTCGGGAGGCGGTTGAAATAAGACGTCGTTTATCGGAATCGAATCCGGCCAGATATGAGCCTTACCTGGCCATGAGTCTGTTCAATCTGTCCAGTTATTTATCTGCCCAGGGCGATACGGAGGGGGCTTTGACTGCCATTTGTGAAGCGGTTAAAATAAGACGCCGTTTGTCAGAATTGAATTCGGCCAGATATGAGCCAGACCTGGCACATAGCCTTGGTCTAAATGGACTTATACTATCATCACAGCGAGAATATTCGAAAGCGATTTCCTTGTTGAATGAAGGAATTGAATTATTGCGCCCTCATGTAGAAAAATACCCGGAGGGGCCGCACGCAAAGCTTCTTGCCACTATGGAAAGTGTATTAAAAGATACCCTGAATAAGTATAATTCGGGCGAGTAGGATTATAGCAGAAAATTCTGAAATTATCTCGTTAAATGAGATGAACTATGATATAATTGATAGGGAATTTGGCGCAGGTGTGGATGCTATCTCCGCGCAGATTTGGGATGCTATTTGTCGAAACCTCCTTCACTTGCCCCTTCGGGGCTTCGTTTCAGGACCTACGGCAGGGGTTTCGACCTACAGGTTATTCGGAATCACCATCGAATTAGTATAAGATCATAAAGATATTTCGAAGACGACAACTCGAGAGTTGTCGCTACGAGGCATATGGCTGGAGCCCGATGGGCTCCATCCCTACGACTGGATTCCCGACTCGATCCCGCTCGGCGGGATCTCTCGGGAATGACAGACAAAATGTCGGTACACCGGGGGCATACGCTAACCACGACAACTCCAGAGTTGTCGCTACACAAATGATTGGGTGATGAAAAACCGAGAGTTGTCGCTACACGGATTAACACACCCCGCCCCTTTGGGGCACCCCTCTCGAGAGGGGAAAATAGTCCTATTGTCGAAACCGCAGGGATTTCGACTGTTTGGGTCAACATGTTGTGTTTATTATAAAATCATACACTATATATAGTTATCGAAATAAATAATAGAAAAAATCAGAAAAAAATCAGAAAAAAATCAGAAAAAAATCAGAAAAAAACAAAAAAATAACGAAAAATCACTTGACTACTGCACAAATGTGCAGTATATTGAATTTGCGCCGATAATATCAACAGACAGGAGATGTAATGCTTTTCAAAACGAAAAATAAAGGAGACGTTTCTTCGGCGGTAAAACCGAAATCGCAGGCGTCATTTTCTCCATCAGCGACTGGGATAGCGCGGGACAGTATGTCCGTCAGCGTATCGGGGTATCATTCGAGTAATAAAACGGGCAATGCTGAGAGTTGTCCTGATTGCGGCGGGTATCTGGCCCGTATCGGGTACTGTTTTTCGTGTATTGCCTGCGGGTGGGGAGGATGTTCCTAAAAAACGCGGCTTGTTGCCGAATAGTAAGGGGAATGATTATGCGGAAAAGATTATTACCATACAGTATTCCGGAGCCGGTCTTGAGTCAGTGGGAGAAACGGTATCGAGGCAAGTTGCTGCCTCTCCAGTATAGAGCTATTGAAGACTACAAATTAATGGAGGGGCGTTCTCTTCTTATCTCGGCGCCGACTTCGGCGGGCAAGACGTTTTGCGGAGAGATGGCTCTTATCCGGGCAATTCGGCAAAGGCAAAAGGCAATCTTTCTGGTGCCTCTCAAAGCCGTCGCCGAGGAAAAATATCGGTTATTCGAGGATTGTTACGGGGGCATCGGTTTGCGGGTTCTGATCGGGACTCACGATCACCCCGAAAATGATACCGATATCGAAAACGGACGGTTCGATATTGCCGTTATAGTTTATGAAAAATTCAATTCCCTTCTTCTCACCAATCTTGATATTCTCGGACAAATCGGAACGATTGTCATCGATGAATTGCAGATGCTGGAGGATGAAACGCGGGGGGCGCGGTTGGAATTGGCCCTGGCCAAATTGCTATACTGTGATTACAATCCTCAGATTGTGGCCTTATCGGCGGTTTTGGGTGAAGCTAATGATCTGGCCGAATGGCTGGGATGCCGGTTGCTTCTTGAGAAAAATCGTCCGGTGGAATTGCGCCGGGGCGTCGCGTCTGACGGAAAATTCTATTTTCGCTGTCACAATTCGGGGGATACCGGCGAAGAATCGTGCCCTCGGGGCGAGAACACAATTGACACTCTTTTTAAAAATATCGAAGAAACCGTAAAATCTAATCAATCGGTGTTGGTGTTTCTCAAATCGAAAATCGACACCGTCAATGCCGCTCGGAAATTCGTTAAGTATGCCGGGCTTGAGCCGGACGATAAAAACCGCGAGTATTTTTTATCCCAATTGGGCGATGAGGAAAATTCATCGCTTCTTGATAATCTTATCAGCCTGCTTAGTTGCGGAATCGCCTTCCATAATGCCGATTTGACTATCGCGCAGAGGATGGCCGTCGAAGAGGGATATCGCAGGGGATATATTAGAGCCGTTTTCGCCACGACGACTCTATCGACCGGGATCAATCTACCGGCCTCAACCGTATTTGTGGAAGCTCAGAAATACAACTTTCAAGGGTACACCGGGAAGCCGGGGTTGGAGCCGCTGAGTTGGGGTGAGTATGAAAGCATGTCGGGCCGGGCCGGACGGGTGGGTCTTTTGGATAAAGACATCAAAGCCGGCCGGGCGGTATTATTCGCCTCATGCGATCTGGAAAAATCAATTCTCTGGGATTACTATATCGATAATCGGGCCAATCCTTTGAATTCGCGATTGGATACCCTGCCGGTGGAGGATATTATCCTTGATTTATTCGGGTCCCAACTGGTAAGACGGCCGGAAGACATAAACGAATTATTATCCGGGACGTTTTTTGCCGCTCGCAATGGCCGTCAGCCAAAAATAAGCGCCGCAATCTATGCTCAACTCATCGATGAAAGTTTCCTTAAGCGGCGGGACGACGACTTGGCAATAACGCCTCTGGGAATGGCCGTGGCTGTGACCGGTTTGGGAATTGGCACCGCCCGAAAAATCATCAGGGATTGGGATCTGTCCCGACCGAAAACGGATGAGGAAGTATTTTTTGATATTCTTGATACTTCCGCCGCTCAAAATATGTATCTGCCGGGTGTTGGTTTTGGGGGCGGGGCAATCGCGCCCGCTCGACATTTACACGGTGGTAGTTCTCTGGTTCGAAATTTTTCGACCCGACGGGACAAACTGACGGCCGATGAGATTCGCCGGGTGCGGTTGGCCTTTCTGCTGATTGATTGGAAAGGCGGTTTTTCGGCTCTGGATATTGAAAATGATTACCGCCTTCATCTGGGTATGATGGATTACCTGGCCCGCCAGATGGCCTGGCTCCTGTCGAGTTCGGCGGCTGTTATTAAAACCCTCGATAATTACTCGAAATTGCCGGGCCTGCTCAATGAATTGGCATTTTCCGTGGGAACCGGTCTTCCCTCTGAGCTTAAGGATATCTACGATGTCGCCGGAAATATTCTTCATCGGGGAGAAATTTTAAGCCTCTATCGAAAAGGGATAATCGACTTGAAGGAAATGCTCGATAAGGGGCTGGCCATAATCTCTCAACATATATCCTCGGAAACCCGGCTTAATAAAATCGAGAAACAATTCCAAAAAATAAAGGAGAGTAAAATGAATACTAACGCTCACATTGCCAGAATCGTGAATTCCTGGCCGAAATCGATTGAGATTGATGGGACGCCGGTTCGGGAACGGTTCCGCGTCCGTATCAACGGCCAAACGATTAATCTGACCGGAAAATCCTTTAAGTATCTCTGCCGGCTGGCCTGGTCCCGGCTGACTCGCGATAACGGGTGGTTGTACAAGGAGGATTTGGAGCAGGGATTTAATCAGGCCCGGTACTTGTATCGTCTGCGCCAGGAAATCGGCCGTGATTTCCTCCCTGGCTGGCCGCTCTATGAAAACAATCGCTCCGGATATTATCGGCTGGCGGTGCCTCCCGATAGTATAAAGGTTAACGTCGATGCCTTAAGAGACAATCCGGATTTTGAAATCCGGCAAATGGGTGGGGATTTGAAGCCGTTTATGATGACCGGATGAGAATTTTGTAACCTTCTTTCCTCAAAGGTTGACAATTTCTTAAATGAGAGGTAAACTTCATTGAGAAAAGATTGTATAAGCCGATAAAGAGGAAAGATGGGTAAAATAATAGAATCGCGCAAAAAATTACCGTTTCTCTCCAACGAAAAAGAACAAACGGTTCCCGTATTGCCGATACGCTCGGCCGTGATTTTTCCGGGTGAAATACATACTCTTCAGATAGGGCGCCGGGAAAATTTGGCCTTGATTGACGCAGTTTCCAAAAAGAATAACCTGCTGGTATTATCCTTTATTCCTCAGCGTACGCCGACCGGCGGAACTCATAATCTGTCTCAAGTCGGAGTTCTGACTCGAATTCTGTCAAACAAAGAGGCTATGGCCGGTTCACAAATGGTAACGCTGGAGGGTGTCCGGCGGATAGCTTTGGCAGAAATAAAAGGCTCCGAGCCGTTCCTGACGGCATCGGTTGTTGAACTGGCCGAGGGTCCGGATGATGATCCTGAGTTGGAAAAAGACACGTCGGAAATTATCGATCTTATATCGCAATTAACCCGTTTGGATACCCGCTACGCCGGAGAGTTGATTTATACTCTGGGAATGAGTCAGTCGTCTCCGTCTCATTTTGCCGATCGGGTCGCGGCCGTGATTCATTTTCAACTCCACGATAAACAGGAAATCCTTGAATCGATTACAATTCCCGATAGATTTGAAACCATTCTCAGGTTACTTAGAACCGAAATTGAAAACATCTCAACCCTGGCGAGAATAAATGATCGGGTTACCGAATCTCTGGAACGGAAGAAAAAAGAGAGTTTTCTGCGCCAGCAATTAATGGAAATTCGCCGCGAATTGGGCGATGAATTTATCGAGGAAGATCTCTCGCGGCGCTATCATAGGAAAATTAAGGAAAACAAATCGCTTCCGAAAGAAGTCACTGAATACCTTCTTTCCGAAGCCGATCGATTAAAGCATCTCTCATCGTCGTCGGCAGAGTACGGGTCAAGCAAGTATTATCTCGATCTGGTCCTGTCTTTGCCCTGGGGACTTGAACAAAAGGAATGCATTGACCTCAGGAAAGTCGAGGAATCGCTTAATACCGGTTATTATGGATCGGCCAAAATAAAAGAACAGATTCTGGAATATCTGGCTTTACGGCGGATGAGTAAAGATCGGGAGGATTTGCCGATACTCTGCCTGACCGGAGCGATCGGAACAGGAAAAGCCTCGCTGGCCAAGGCCATGGCCTCGTCTCTTGGCCGGAAATTCGTACGCATCAACGGAACCAGTTTGATTGAGGTGGAAGATATCAATGGTACGTATCGAACAGATATTGGAGCCGGTCCGGGACACCTGATTCGAATTCTCCAGAGTGAAAAATCATTTAATCTCGTGATTTTTATTGAAGACCTGGAGTATGTTGTCGAATCGGAAGATACCAACGCCCTCCTGTCTTTGCTCGAAGCAATTGATCCGAGACAGAATAAAAAATTCGTCGATACTTTTCTGGGAATTCCGGTTGATCTGTCGCAGGTCCTCTTTGTCCTTAGCATTTCCTCTCTCGATGAGTTTCCCGAACCTTTTACGCATCGTTTAGAAATCGTAGAGATGCAGGGATATATCGAAAAAGAAAAGATTATCATCGCCAAGAAA
Protein-coding sequences here:
- the lon gene encoding endopeptidase La, with amino-acid sequence MGKIIESRKKLPFLSNEKEQTVPVLPIRSAVIFPGEIHTLQIGRRENLALIDAVSKKNNLLVLSFIPQRTPTGGTHNLSQVGVLTRILSNKEAMAGSQMVTLEGVRRIALAEIKGSEPFLTASVVELAEGPDDDPELEKDTSEIIDLISQLTRLDTRYAGELIYTLGMSQSSPSHFADRVAAVIHFQLHDKQEILESITIPDRFETILRLLRTEIENISTLARINDRVTESLERKKKESFLRQQLMEIRRELGDEFIEEDLSRRYHRKIKENKSLPKEVTEYLLSEADRLKHLSSSSAEYGSSKYYLDLVLSLPWGLEQKECIDLRKVEESLNTGYYGSAKIKEQILEYLALRRMSKDREDLPILCLTGAIGTGKASLAKAMASSLGRKFVRINGTSLIEVEDINGTYRTDIGAGPGHLIRILQSEKSFNLVIFIEDLEYVVESEDTNALLSLLEAIDPRQNKKFVDTFLGIPVDLSQVLFVLSISSLDEFPEPFTHRLEIVEMQGYIEKEKIIIAKKHILPKLYKRHGLARTELKFSDKILSRIIRQYTMEAGLIGLQQQLQKVFRRITRKKAMGDPCKIILTENTLDEFLGTPQFIPEKAMTEPEIGVANGLAWTGAGGDLMLIEGLKMKGTGTVATTGLLGEIMKESIQAAHSFVRSRADILGIDHDDFANFDIHIHFPMGAIPKDGPSAGTTVAVVLASVMAERPVRNDIAMTGEVTLRGKIIPVGGIKEKVSAAYRAGIFTIILPKENKKDIKEIPREIVRKTKFIFIDTVDELFDHALLDFQPSTYTLEKLFAEEIEKAKKRKGARSKSAAKKKTAKAKSTRSTKKGSKKTK
- a CDS encoding tetratricopeptide repeat protein translates to MLSIASINIKLADINLGPSITCIGQLGRGDEKIPGNQVAELVVPWQKILPDPNLFSLLSWHTRISEFAGRDREMARLVKWAKSNHPIRINFVVGEGGAGKSRLAAEFAEKMQGENWSAGFINLRKPINFPMSDAGTLLIVDYPEEYVDRVKELLGDLAHLGPNCQLRVLFLTRQSPERWADIITSANANNLVDSNYITLNRLDAQDAKIIYNTTACKAGETLGHTSQSDPGHALIPSDAMDAWMKIAPENHRSLFIMAAAVHSAENPDDEIVNFSGRQIVTSLVEREINRVIRIAESRKLKDKYALARLMAMAAIAGELTLSEIESYILDNNALFGFNTDGDIKEELISTGLFTGDKLLAPTPDIVAAALTVNILAQRPEHAPDLIWAALQNDLEGGLERIGRLCYDAEIVLGMREHSLSDWLAQKIDGDFDKCKMLDDIITEDILSMFLYKIGAVINRTLIKYTKKDEDKSRYYNNLSYYLGALGDTAGALTAIREAVEIYCRLSESNPAKYEPDLAMSLNNLSKYLSEAGDTKEALAAIREAVKIRRRLSESNPARYKPDLAMSLNNLSSNLFADGDTSGALTAIREAVEINRRLSESNSARYEPELAMNLNNLSNRLSEDGDAAGALTAIREAVEIRRRLSESNPARYKPDLAMSLYNLSSDLSDSGDTAGALDAIREAVEIRRRLSELNPARYEPELAASLNNLSNRLSEDGDAAGALTAIREAVEIRRRLSESNPARYEPYLAMSLFNLSSYLSAQGDTEGALTAICEAVKIRRRLSELNSARYEPDLAHSLGLNGLILSSQREYSKAISLLNEGIELLRPHVEKYPEGPHAKLLATMESVLKDTLNKYNSGE
- a CDS encoding DEAD/DEAH box helicase, which translates into the protein MRKRLLPYSIPEPVLSQWEKRYRGKLLPLQYRAIEDYKLMEGRSLLISAPTSAGKTFCGEMALIRAIRQRQKAIFLVPLKAVAEEKYRLFEDCYGGIGLRVLIGTHDHPENDTDIENGRFDIAVIVYEKFNSLLLTNLDILGQIGTIVIDELQMLEDETRGARLELALAKLLYCDYNPQIVALSAVLGEANDLAEWLGCRLLLEKNRPVELRRGVASDGKFYFRCHNSGDTGEESCPRGENTIDTLFKNIEETVKSNQSVLVFLKSKIDTVNAARKFVKYAGLEPDDKNREYFLSQLGDEENSSLLDNLISLLSCGIAFHNADLTIAQRMAVEEGYRRGYIRAVFATTTLSTGINLPASTVFVEAQKYNFQGYTGKPGLEPLSWGEYESMSGRAGRVGLLDKDIKAGRAVLFASCDLEKSILWDYYIDNRANPLNSRLDTLPVEDIILDLFGSQLVRRPEDINELLSGTFFAARNGRQPKISAAIYAQLIDESFLKRRDDDLAITPLGMAVAVTGLGIGTARKIIRDWDLSRPKTDEEVFFDILDTSAAQNMYLPGVGFGGGAIAPARHLHGGSSLVRNFSTRRDKLTADEIRRVRLAFLLIDWKGGFSALDIENDYRLHLGMMDYLARQMAWLLSSSAAVIKTLDNYSKLPGLLNELAFSVGTGLPSELKDIYDVAGNILHRGEILSLYRKGIIDLKEMLDKGLAIISQHISSETRLNKIEKQFQKIKESKMNTNAHIARIVNSWPKSIEIDGTPVRERFRVRINGQTINLTGKSFKYLCRLAWSRLTRDNGWLYKEDLEQGFNQARYLYRLRQEIGRDFLPGWPLYENNRSGYYRLAVPPDSIKVNVDALRDNPDFEIRQMGGDLKPFMMTG